The following DNA comes from Triticum aestivum cultivar Chinese Spring chromosome 3D, IWGSC CS RefSeq v2.1, whole genome shotgun sequence.
AAAATTTTGTGCGCAATTCTTTTGCTACGGGAAGTTTCACAGAAATAGTCAAATATGCCACAAATTTGCAGCTACTTTTATGTTCAATAAATATCTTGCCAAGGTGATCAATGCCATCAAACATGAAAAAACTCTCATGGTATGCCTGTCTCCGGAAATAAACATAAAGAAACTTGCGGTTACATCTGCTGTCATAATTGAATCCAATGCATGGTTACAACTACTGTCATATCATTGCACATGAAATCCAATGCATGGGAAAAAGATGTCAAACAAACTATCAGTGCACATAGCATACCTGTCTCATGATATAATCATAACCCACACTTGCTGTTACATCCTTTGACATATGATTGTACATGAAATCAGTAGCAAGGGAAACCTGCATAAAGAAGTTTACGAATTTGAACAAGATAATAACAGAGAAAAGTTTCAAAATGCTACGACAGAAATATAACCTTATTAGACACTTTCTGAACGTAACTCAGTGAAACCAGTCCAGTGCTTGCAATTTGTCCAGTTGCAACCTGAAGATATTAGTGGCATGGCTCTATCAGATAATATGAAATATAATATAGTATTAGTTTTTAATTTGTTGTCTATTCAATCATCCACCATCACTTTGATAATAATAAAGTAATATCAGCATCAGTTCTAGAGTACATCTTGTGACAACTTATTGAGTGAGAAAGAACACTTTCACAGAGGCTTGAAAAGAGCTCGAAAATTTTGCTAATCACCTAAACGAACAACTTGACTTTACCATGTGCACGAGATGATACCCTACACAAAACATAGAATCACAACTATGGCGTACTTGTCACATGATGCAAAGCAAGTGAAATACTTAAGCATTCACATTGCTTCAACCATGAGAAACAAACTCTGGAAAGCGCAGTAACTCTCTGGAGACTGCCGAGTAAAATAAATGCTTAGAAATTTGCACCATTGTTAAACTTTTCCAAGAGGGAATCAGACAGCACACTTAATAAATGATCTGCAAATAAATGCTTATAAAATTGCACCATTATTACTATTTTCCAAGAGGAATTCACTTGGCGCAGTTATTAAACTGACTGGTAGTTAGATTTCATCAATACACAGCAAACCTGAGTGTTTTAGGCCCAGTTTCCTGCACTTAATTTTTCAGTATTAACACAAGGTGGATACTTTGTGCTTTCCCATACTGGACAAGTTTTTGTTTTCTTAGTTTCCAAACAATTCACGATTAGAATCCCATAAATCAGCATGTATTATTCCAATATTAGCAACCTGAACCAAATGTTGCTTTGTAACAGTGTGTAAAATGGCATATCTCAGCATGATCAAAAGGATCAGTAGGCAAAAACCTGATCAAGCGACAATTCCTCAAGTGCAGTTTTTCGGCCATAAATGTGATTGGAATATTAATGCATCACAAATTCCAAATGCCTAACTATTTTATATGGATCATGGTTATGAACAGTAACGAATACAAAAAACTTTACCATGTTCTTCGTGTCATATCTAGCAAGAAAGCCAACTCCTGATTTCCTTTGTTGTTGAAGCCAAAAACCTTCAGTTCCCAGGGAGAGGTTCTTCGTTACACTCTGAAATGCACAAGTAAAATATGTTGCAATAGTCTTAAGTATTGAAAAATGATGGGACAGAAAAATATTTTTTAGAATATACTGTCTGAGATTTTTTTTATTGTAAGTTGTAGGTTAAATTGACGACAGTATGCTGTCTTCTCTATATGATATGATTCATTTTTCTAGCATCCAGTATATGCAATAAAGTGATAAACTATTAGGGAAATATGAATGCCCAACTAAGATTGGAATGATAGATCTATGGTTATTATATCGGCTGCGTTTGGCTTGGAAACATGCTTGGTTCTGCTTAATATGAATGCCAAGCTTCTTTGGACAGTTAAACTTTGAGCAGACTAAGAAAAAGGAAGATCTTCATTTTTAGACTAAAATTGTCTGAAGTAGTACTTCCTATGCACAAAGAGTGGTCTACTGATGCACACTGAGAGCACACCCGTCTACTGCATCTACACCCTGCCAGCCTACCGCACACCATACCGTCTTTACCCTGAGTATTTTAGTTGCAAACACAGTACTTCATATTTATCAGCGTGGCCATTCTGCTATAACAATGGGAATTTGACTTTACCTCCATGCATAAATGGTCAATAGTTTTTCTCAATAGTTGCTTAAATCACAATGGATTTTAGCAGCATGCATCAATGCTAAAAATTACAGAATTCATACTGCCATTAACATTTTGGTTAAAAATAACCATATTTTCCAAATGTAGTCGCAAAAGGTGGATACTAGTACTTTATCATCAAATAGATACAAAGTCTCTATTCATGATACTAGTGCTTTAGTTTTATGTGCCAACAATTGACATAAATTGGTGCATCATCTATACCTGGATGTAGTTCCCTCCATAGAAGCCATTATTCCCGACTTGACATTGGGTTCTAAAATCTTTGCCCTGGAATAAATGACAGAGGAGCAAAAATAAGTTATGAAATCATGCAGATCGTCAGACAGATAAACTAAGAATACATCAGATGAAGGAGGTAAAATACCATATGTTTTCTTCAAATATGATACTATTAAACATTAAGAACCTAACTCCTACATATCTTAGTTGGGTATCTATAGGTTTTCCGACACCAATAACGGAAGACTACACAATATTAGGAACAACAAATGCATCAATGCCAACATTAGAAACATCACACGGCCAGCAATTCACGTGTAACTTGTGCTACCATTAGCATGTACCACAAAAGGCATCTTTGATAGACGAAATTCAACAGAAAAATTTGAGGAAAGAGATAACTCGTAAGATGTGAACAAATCTCAGGAGCAGACAGGCAAAAATAACTAAAACTTATGTGCTAGATTCCAAGTTTAAATGAACAGGACATTGATTTGAGAGAGGTATACTGAGTCCAAACAGCAATCTAAGAGCAGTAGCATTGATGTATATTTATTAACAGCACAATGCGGGACATGGTATCATAGTTCCCTGTTGGACAGTGGAAGTATCTTACCATTGGCATGATGCTGCCCATAAAATAAGATGATAAAAAAAATAAACGACTTGCAAAATCAGGAACTAAATGCTCAAAAAGAGACTGACCTTGTAATCCAAATTAAACATGCCTTGGGAATAACCAGGCTCGTTTGTCAACTGCGGAAACAAAAACAAGTTAACTTAGAGACTCAACAACATTCAGTGGAGCAAGCTCATACTTGTGCCCAAAGCAATCACCTGAGCATTCATTTGTGCGAAAAGATTTTCTGTGACTTCGTACTTGACACGTCCATTCAGCCTTCCGTCGGGCGCGATCCTACCGATGAGCATCAGCTAATAAGAGGAAAACACATTTAGATGATGAAAACATTTTAAAAAAAACACATGAATTTAACCTGACAGAATAAAACCTTGGGATCAATATAGTTGGCGCCAAACTCGTACTGGGAGGTGGGGACCTTGATCACTTCAGGTCCCTGTGAAGGGACCTCCATGGATCCCATTGACGCACTGTCACAAGCATATGCAACGGAATCGTAAACATTACAGCCAGATCGCTACGAGCAGTTTAGCTGAAAAGAAACGATGGGCATTGGGAAGGGTACCTGTGGCTCAAAAACAAGACCTGGCTGACCGGCTTGACGAAATCGAAGCGAAAGCCCTCGAACACGTCGGGCTTGAGCGTCACTGTAACGAACAACATGGAAGATGGCAGCATCATTAGGAATCGATTCGATTGGCAGTGATGTCAGACGCAAGGGAGGGGCGTTCTTACTCGAGGCCTCGCGCTGGGCTTCTTCGTAGGGAATAGGGCAGCGGAGATTCAGGTAGTCCACCTTGTCGTCCTCCGCCGCCTTGTCCTCCTCCTGGGGCGGCAACGGCGGGGGAGGCATCGGGGCGTAGGGAAGAGGTGGCGCGTCGGCGGGAGCTGGGGAAGGAGGCGGAGGAGCATCCTCGTGGCTGAACGTCGAGCCCATGGCGGCGGCGGGAAGCGATCGGTGCGCGTGCGATTTGGGGTGGCGTAGGTTGTGCGAGGCGAGTTTTGGCTTGCGCCGTCGGCTGGGGACAGAATTTAGGGAGGTGGGGTTTTAGGAGGGTTTTCTCTGCTGTTGCGCGGACCGCGACCTATCTTATCTGGGTCGCTAGATCGGCCTCGAGATTCGTGTTTCCGGACTTTTCTACCCCTGTTTTTCCTCCTCATCTTGTGCTTCAAGTATACACGGAGAGTCCGATGCAAGCTGTCCCTAGAATTGGAAACGGATTCGACAAATACTCTTGCAACCCGTAGTTTCCTATGTTTAACCGGATATATTGTACGTAGAGATTTTGTTGACTATGGAATACAGATGGACACTGTTTAACATACAAAACTGAATGTCTATTGAAGCGTTTTTCTCTCTCGTGCGTGGCGACCGGAAACCTGCCACTGCCAGGAGAGGCCAGCCTTCTAGTGATGTCCTCGCCGCGACGTTTCGAATTCATCAGGCGGCCCGCCTCGCCacggccggctcctagcagtcggcgcTCCAGAAGATGGACAAAGCAAGATCGATCAGACCACTCGGAATAGGAAGCTGCTGAAGCTCCTCGCCTTTTCAGCCGcggcgccccaccagcttcggggactactgtcggagtaaatgaccacgggtagcctcatccgcTCCCCATAacaattcaagacatcggggctggctgcgcccctcaagcctcgaagacgaagagccgccttctcagGGCCGGCTGCAGAAGGGCGGCAGTTCACAGAAGACCGCCTTAAGGTGGGCCGACTCCTaccaggcggcctccagagaggccggctcccagGAGGCGGCCCCCCTCCGCCCCTTTAAAGTTTGCACCACATTAAGACGACGAGACGGGGCGTGActacagtgcagcctgccaccctcgaatccccggccgagcgtggccacagtgcagcgtacCGGGCGGACATCTCTCGCCCGACGCGGCACTATTGTCATGCAGCCCATGACATCGCCCATGGCAGAGAAGGCCACGCTCCCACTACAGGCTGTCGGTACGGCATGccggcggcgggccctacctgcccgtgagaagccagaaggcgACGAGCTCCGACCAGTCGGCATGGGGGGagaccgactcctagcaggcggcccttcCCTCCCTCAAAGTCTGTGCGTCATTAATCAGAAAAGACTGGGAGTGGCTACAatgaacgcccgccaggcggcggtactgtagtcACGCCTTCCcgacaaagcacacatcatcagtggcattgCCACAGTACtgagcagccggcaggacccgcgagcggcgggcgcggcctgtcggagAAGTATGAGACatccggcggggcccaccaggcggcgggccccagcggccggcggagaagccggcgaccacagacactgacggccgggtcctacacccggccagattacctttgtacccctgggggataggcctatataaaccccctagggcacccatgcaaagggttcagactttAGTTCACCCACATATACACATAGAGGAAGCTggggctagccttgctcttcttccccTCTAGAgaaaggagcaagcttgtagccaccattgttgcttgagtgatcatgcggagacccccgtagagcaggagtaggggtgttatctcctaggagagccccgaacctgggtaagattcgtcggcgggcatgtttgcgccttatcccgtttcctggcaccggcgacgtattattagccccctccatgataagccatcctttagcatatgtcgcacgacacccccggcatttggcgcccaccgtggggctaggtgcaccgtcgtccggagatctgttctggacgggaaccttgttcctccctagcgagcgcagccagcctggcacgcccgatggcgtttgccccgacgcgttgcagggcgcggaggtcgcctgcgcggcgagctaccTCGCTGACCTCAtcggcgagatccgcctctccgacgatcCCGCGCCCGACACGGGAgcagccagctccgagagctgcctccTCGACCTTCTTGGCAAGCTCGACGTCGCCAACGAGCCGGCCACCGacctggagtcgatcggctccaccgacccgatgcttgtcgactctgacacaacgtcccttgacgccttccccaccaacgtggtggtcatcgacgaccctctccctcgcgccgacagcggcggcagcaccgtcacggaggtgctcgtcatcatcCACGACGGAGCCTCTGGTGGAGCTGCCCAAGACCCGCTGCAGACAGCACTCCGGGACCTGTCTGCGCCCATCGCAGAAGACGCCAACGCCGAGATGCTAGAAGCCTGCCGCGTCTCGCTTGTCGAAAGCGCCAAGAAgttggccaccatgagacgcctcttagaggcctaccagcgcgagattgACCACGTCGTTGGCGGCATGCTGGCTGCTGGCGGGCCCAACCGCATtggcacgcccgatggcgtttgccccgacgcgttgcagggcgcggaggtcgcctgcgcggcgagctaccCCGCTGACCTCAtcggcgagatccgcctctccgacgatcCCGCGCCCGACACGGGAgcagccagctccgagagctgcctccTCGACCTTCTTGGCAAGCTCGACGTCGCCAACGAGCCGGCCTCCGacctggagtcgatcggctccaccgacccgatgcttgtcgactctgacacaacgtcccttgacgccttccccaccaacgtggtggtcatcgacgaccctctccctcgcgccgacagcggcggcagcaccatcacggaggtgctcgtcatcatcCACGACGGAGCCTCTGGTGGGGCTGCCCAAGACCCGCTGCAGACAGCACTCCGGGACCTGTCTGCGCCCATCGCAGAAGACGCCAACGCCGAGATGCTAGAAGCCTGCCGCGTCTCGCTTGTCGAAAGCGCCAAGAAgttggccaccatgagacgcctctcagaggcctaccagcgcgagatcgacTGCGTCGTTGGCGGCACGCTGGCTGCTGGCGGGCCCAGCCGCATTGGcacggtccgacagcgcggcgctGTCGTTGCCAGCATGTTTGGGGTAGACCGCCCTGTCTATGCCACACCCATGGAGAACatacgagccgcccaggcagcagcAAACGAGATGGATCGCCTCCAGGGCGACGAGCAAtaacgcggctgccgcgcagcaagaagccggctgccgcgTAGAAGAACCCGGTCAGCGGGTTGAGAACCCGCCCCCTCGCCGAGagcaaggcgcgacatcccggacgccgacaggCGTCGTCCGCGACAAACGAGACAGAGAGCCGGCTACTAGCCGCAACCGCACacgcctcaccatcgagcgcgaccaagacggccgcccacgagCAGTGGAACGACCGGACGActacccgcctcctcctcctcctcgaagggagaggcgcgcctccccgccgtgtgttgaccacccgacactcggcgaccggctgggccgccgagaaggagtcggagagaacgacgcacgccaccggatcgaccgccttgctcgatccctgacattagaagaagaagacgcgataggcccgccttgtttcggcccccgcatccgcgacgagcccttccccaaagggttctcgctcccacgagacatgcccaagtacaacggctccgtgaagccggaagattggttggtcgactactccactgccgtcagcatagcaaacggcaacaagcatgttgccgtgaagtacgttccgctcatgttccagggcacggcccggacatggttgaatagcctgaagccccgcagcatcaacagctgggtagatttcactgaagtcttcgtccgcaacttcaccatcacctacaagcggccgcccaagccctgCCAACTCTCGATGTGCGTTCAAGGCCCCGATTagtccacccgcgactacctgacgcggtgggctgaactgcgcaactcttgcgaaggggtgcatgaggtccaagcaatcgagtacttcactgtcgggtgcccagaaggcaccttactcaagcaccgactactctacgacgagccggctacactcgacgagctgctgatcatagcagacaagtacgccactgcagactcctccatgaagtcggagctccgagtggatgcttctgggaaggtgctccctccggctcctcaAACGCCGGCTGGAGACAACAGTCGGCGCCAgcagccgaacgacaacaagcgcaaagccccccagccggcttccaccagccggcaggtggcgacagttgaggACCAGCAGCCTGAAGGATAACCACtccccaagcgccagaagggcggcaagccagcTTGGTTGCCCGCTTTTTCCTTTGAGCAgaccctcgatgccccctgcaagttccacagcggcgcaaagccgtccaaccatacaactcggaagtgtcactggcttGTCCGCATCACCAAGGGAGAAggactgcctcctccgcctgctggcccgccggctccgcctcctcagcagccggccgccCGTCCAGCAGTCGGCGCAATCCAAGATGATTTCCCTGAAGAACATGGAGCTTACATTGTCTTCACCAGTGTGGCCAACGACAGACATAGCCGACGTCAGCAGCATCGTGAAGTAAACGCCGTTGCTACGGCCGccccagaattcatgcactggtcagaaaagcctatcagctggagtcgAGCTGACCACCCGGgagtgatgccttctccgggttcctatGCCCTGGTGTTGGATGCTACCCTTgccacggagaggcgagctgctcgtttctcccggatcctaatagatggcggtagcagcatcaacatcctttaccgtgataccatggagaagttgaacatcaaAGAGAAGCAGTTGCTGCCCAGTCGGACTGTGTTTCATGTCATTGTGCCatgcctttcctgctcaccaatcggcaaaatCAAGATAGATGTCATCTTTGGAGACAGGAATCACTTctgccgggaagcgatctggtttgaggtggttgacctggaAAGCCCTTATCATGTGCTCCTAGGCCGGccagctctagccaagttcatggcggtacctcattatgcctacctcaagctgaagatgccaggGACCAAGGGCATTATCATGATCAATGGAGACTATGAGAAGTCATCCGCATGTGCTGCAACCAGCAGCTggttggccgagtcccttgtgattgctgttgagaagaagctcctggaccgggtggtggccatggTCGGCAAGCAGCCGGAGCTGTCACCAGAACCCAAAGAGTTagagacccagggctccttccagccggccaaagaaacaaagaagattcaCTTGGACCCTGAGCACCCGGAAAGGCACGCTATCGTAGGTAccaaccttgatagcaaataggaaagcaagctcatCGATTTTccccgtgagaatcgggacatctttgcatggtctcccaaagagatgtcgggtgttccgacggatttcgccgagcacaagctacatgtctgagcagatgccaaaccagtcaaacaacccctccaccgactgtcggaggagaagagaagaatcatcggagaagagatcgcccgcctgttggcagccgacttcattatggaagttttcttcccagaatggcttaccaacccagtccttgtactgaagaagaataacaagtggcgcatgtgcattgattacaccagtctcaacaaagcctgccccaaggatccgtttgcattgccccggattgaccaagtgatagactccacagccggatgcgagctgttgagtttcttggatgcctactcaggttaccacCCGATCAAGTTGAACctggcagaccgcctgaagaccgccttcatcacaccattcggagccttctgctacctgaccatgacattcggcctgagaaatgtcagtgccacgtttcagcgttgcatccagaagtgcctcctcaagcaacttggcaggaatgcccacgtctatgtagacgatattgtggtgaagaaggagaagcgcggtaccctcttggaagatctcaaggaaactttt
Coding sequences within:
- the LOC123074462 gene encoding mitochondrial import receptor subunit TOM40-1; the encoded protein is MGSTFSHEDAPPPPSPAPADAPPLPYAPMPPPPLPPQEEDKAAEDDKVDYLNLRCPIPYEEAQREASMTLKPDVFEGFRFDFVKPVSQVLFLSHSASMGSMEVPSQGPEVIKVPTSQYEFGANYIDPKLMLIGRIAPDGRLNGRVKYEVTENLFAQMNAQLTNEPGYSQGMFNLDYKGKDFRTQCQVGNNGFYGGNYIQSVTKNLSLGTEGFWLQQQRKSGVGFLARYDTKNMVATGQIASTGLVSLSYVQKVSNKVSLATDFMYNHMSKDVTASVGYDYIMRQSRLRGKVDTNGAVSALLEEKINPYATLVLSAEIDHWKKDNKFGFGVRVGE